The following proteins are encoded in a genomic region of Alteromonadaceae bacterium 2753L.S.0a.02:
- a CDS encoding SapC protein, with translation MFYEEPVPLEKKKHVDLKLNREQNYAFANNVNSVPIGGMEYFQASRDFPILFVKNNEGKYLSMAILSLREKSHDMGDTWEGVYVPAFIRRYPFILTSEKIVMIDNKAPHFQQETGDALFAAENEPSDTLKQVVSFLELVEKNFQATEEFAQALSDKELLEPYNATVKFDNNTVKLNELYAINEKKLHESLDKDELHEWFNKGWIAWCHAHLHSLGSMHELVLRQRKALAEAANAEAPSGA, from the coding sequence ATGTTCTACGAAGAGCCCGTGCCTCTTGAGAAAAAAAAGCACGTCGATTTAAAACTCAATCGTGAACAAAATTACGCCTTTGCCAACAACGTAAACTCGGTTCCCATCGGTGGCATGGAGTACTTTCAGGCTAGCCGCGATTTCCCGATTCTTTTTGTAAAGAACAACGAGGGCAAATACCTGTCCATGGCCATTTTGTCGCTGCGCGAGAAGAGCCACGATATGGGCGATACCTGGGAAGGCGTTTATGTACCCGCTTTTATTCGCCGTTATCCGTTCATCCTAACTTCTGAAAAAATCGTGATGATTGACAACAAAGCGCCGCATTTCCAACAGGAAACTGGCGACGCCTTATTTGCCGCTGAAAATGAACCTTCCGATACGCTCAAGCAGGTGGTTTCTTTTCTGGAGTTGGTTGAAAAAAACTTCCAGGCAACTGAAGAGTTCGCTCAGGCGCTCTCTGATAAAGAGTTGTTAGAGCCCTACAACGCTACGGTTAAGTTTGACAACAACACGGTAAAGCTTAACGAACTCTACGCGATTAACGAGAAAAAGCTGCACGAATCACTCGATAAAGATGAACTGCACGAATGGTTTAACAAGGGATGGATTGCCTGGTGTCACGCACACCTGCATTCACTGGGTTCCATGCATGAATTGGTGCTACGTCAACGCAAAGCCCTGGCGGAAGCAGCAAATGCAGAAGCCCCCAGCGGAGCTTAA
- a CDS encoding putative membrane protein: MKSPQLINTALIALAVTGLSASPMSLAAKKDMEKCAGIVKAGKNDCGTSKHSCSAQAASDADAEEWVYLPKGICEKIVGGTVVKSK, from the coding sequence ATGAAATCCCCCCAACTGATCAATACTGCTCTTATCGCCCTCGCTGTCACGGGCTTGTCTGCCAGCCCAATGTCGCTCGCAGCTAAAAAAGATATGGAGAAATGCGCCGGCATCGTAAAAGCCGGTAAAAACGACTGCGGAACCAGCAAGCACTCCTGCTCTGCCCAGGCTGCAAGCGACGCTGATGCGGAAGAATGGGTTTATCTCCCCAAGGGCATTTGCGAAAAAATCGTGGGTGGTACGGTTGTAAAAAGCAAGTAG
- a CDS encoding ferredoxin--NADP+ reductase has translation MSSLLREKVLEVHHWTDTLFSFKTTRDPGFRFRNGHFTMMGLEQENGRPLLRAYSITSANYEEHLEFFSIKVPNGPLTSQLQHIQPGDEILINSKSTGTLVSEALLPGKNLWLLSTGTGLAPFMSIIKDPEVYERFDKVILTHGVRTVGELAYQEFITNELPQNEYFGEDVRDKLIYYPTVTREPFINQGRLTDLLRSGELSSKLGLPALNIEQDRFMICGSPSMLKETCAILDDKGFMESRNGKLGHYVIERAFVEQ, from the coding sequence ATGAGCAGTTTATTACGTGAGAAGGTGCTGGAAGTTCACCACTGGACCGACACCCTGTTTAGCTTCAAAACCACTCGCGATCCCGGTTTTCGGTTTCGCAACGGGCATTTCACCATGATGGGCCTGGAGCAGGAAAACGGTCGACCGCTGCTGCGCGCTTACAGTATTACCAGTGCCAATTACGAAGAGCATCTGGAGTTTTTCAGTATTAAGGTTCCCAATGGGCCACTCACTTCGCAACTGCAACATATTCAGCCTGGCGATGAAATTCTGATCAACAGTAAATCCACTGGTACTCTGGTTTCAGAAGCATTGTTGCCAGGCAAGAACCTCTGGCTGCTGAGCACAGGTACCGGTCTCGCGCCGTTTATGAGCATCATAAAAGACCCGGAAGTGTACGAGCGTTTCGATAAGGTTATTCTCACTCACGGCGTGCGAACCGTTGGCGAACTGGCGTATCAGGAATTCATCACCAACGAACTGCCTCAAAACGAATATTTCGGCGAAGACGTGCGCGATAAACTGATTTACTACCCGACGGTTACTCGCGAACCCTTCATTAATCAGGGTCGTCTAACCGATTTGCTGCGCAGCGGCGAACTCTCCAGCAAGCTGGGTTTACCGGCACTTAATATCGAACAGGATCGCTTCATGATTTGCGGCAGCCCAAGTATGCTCAAGGAAACTTGTGCCATTTTGGATGACAAAGGCTTTATGGAGTCTCGAAATGGCAAGCTGGGCCATTACGTTATTGAACGGGCTTTTGTCGAGCAGTGA
- a CDS encoding tRNA/rRNA methyltransferase → MQLSFVLVNPARATNVGAAARAIKTMGFNRLILVGSDLQHDTAARYTAHGAQEILENCCSVASLQELKPNYDLLIATTARERSSSRHYLSPQQLAAQLETQSGSCALVFGCEASGLSNEQLALCDLYSYIPLAQPYPSLNLGQAVMVYAYALSQLCHSMGLQPREADATQLQVLKQRTSNFLDQYDADKSQKIREWLQERLSQLSDRDVRMAHQLLGMLENLK, encoded by the coding sequence ATGCAACTCAGCTTTGTACTTGTTAATCCGGCACGTGCCACAAATGTTGGTGCAGCGGCACGCGCTATCAAAACCATGGGGTTTAACCGTTTAATCCTGGTCGGTAGCGATTTGCAACACGACACTGCAGCCCGTTATACAGCACATGGCGCCCAGGAAATTCTTGAAAATTGTTGCAGCGTCGCCAGCCTGCAGGAATTAAAGCCCAATTATGATTTACTCATCGCCACCACAGCACGCGAGCGCAGCAGTTCACGACATTATCTTTCTCCACAGCAATTGGCTGCGCAGCTAGAAACCCAGAGCGGTTCATGCGCTTTGGTGTTCGGCTGTGAAGCGTCAGGCCTCAGCAACGAACAGTTAGCCTTGTGTGATTTGTACAGCTATATCCCGCTGGCACAACCGTACCCGTCTTTAAATCTCGGCCAAGCGGTAATGGTTTACGCTTACGCATTAAGCCAGCTTTGTCACTCCATGGGTTTGCAACCTCGAGAAGCCGATGCAACCCAATTGCAGGTTTTGAAACAACGCACATCTAACTTCCTTGATCAGTACGACGCCGATAAATCTCAGAAAATTCGGGAATGGCTACAAGAACGCCTGAGCCAATTGAGCGATCGCGACGTGCGAATGGCGCATCAGTTGCTGGGAATGTTGGAAAACCTGAAATAG
- a CDS encoding RNA polymerase sigma-70 factor (ECF subfamily) has translation MSASAQTRLALNEFFIAVQNKALRQAEIAVGEREEALDIVQHAMMKLASKYSDKSTEWPQLFQRILQNAIRDWYRRQAVKRVLFWQNNEANTNDDETPGHEQFACPNPLGSPERNTLNEQRLAKIERALQQLPPRQQQVFMLRAWWGHNVEETAYAMACSSGSVKTHYSRALQKLQGLLEELQ, from the coding sequence ATGAGTGCTTCCGCACAAACACGCCTGGCACTCAATGAATTTTTTATTGCTGTTCAAAACAAAGCGCTGCGCCAAGCAGAAATCGCCGTTGGCGAGCGAGAGGAAGCCCTGGATATTGTGCAACATGCCATGATGAAACTTGCCAGCAAATACAGCGACAAATCCACAGAATGGCCGCAACTGTTTCAGCGCATTTTACAAAATGCCATTCGTGACTGGTATCGTCGCCAAGCCGTAAAACGCGTACTTTTTTGGCAAAACAACGAAGCCAATACCAATGATGATGAAACACCTGGACACGAACAATTTGCGTGCCCCAATCCGTTGGGGTCGCCAGAGAGAAATACCTTAAATGAGCAACGCCTCGCTAAAATTGAAAGGGCCTTGCAACAACTCCCCCCACGCCAGCAACAAGTCTTTATGTTGCGCGCCTGGTGGGGGCACAATGTTGAAGAAACCGCTTACGCCATGGCGTGCAGCAGCGGCAGTGTAAAAACCCATTACTCACGCGCCCTGCAAAAACTGCAGGGTCTGTTGGAGGAATTACAATGA
- a CDS encoding putative DNA-binding protein (MmcQ/YjbR family) — MKYVDVMKYCLAKPGTTRVALNNAGTAFGFSANGAFFGYFQTGAPIQWRLTLEVTEENYEKLLFPPKVLPADDKPKGKWLTIVRVESFDEELLLELIDWSYQSNVPSEALNESVG; from the coding sequence ATGAAATATGTAGACGTTATGAAATATTGCCTGGCGAAGCCGGGCACCACGCGAGTAGCCTTAAACAACGCCGGTACAGCGTTTGGCTTTTCTGCAAACGGAGCGTTTTTTGGTTACTTCCAAACCGGCGCTCCCATCCAGTGGCGTTTAACACTCGAGGTTACCGAGGAGAATTATGAAAAGCTCCTGTTCCCACCCAAAGTGCTGCCCGCCGACGATAAACCCAAAGGCAAATGGCTCACGATTGTTCGGGTTGAAAGCTTCGATGAAGAATTGCTGCTGGAACTGATCGACTGGTCTTATCAAAGCAATGTGCCCAGCGAAGCGCTAAACGAATCGGTTGGGTAA
- a CDS encoding DNA-binding transcriptional LysR family regulator, translating to MKFTLKQLQVFLAVAHHQNVSRAADELAMSQSAVSGALKDLEQRYDIQLFDRVGKRLQLNELGLRLRPRCEALVASAAELESDFYQHRNAGELRVGATLTVGNYLCVALIQGYMKQVPTGRVKLDIANTHAIVEEILDFKIDLGMIEGEIHHPDLHIRPWRDDELICFCSPQHPFAGRRELDDEYLQRASWILREQGSGTRQTFDRAMHGLLPNLEIRLELQHTEAIKRAVAANMGIGCLSKISLADAFARGDFVPLKTPHRDLTRKLFIVLHKNKYLSDGILQWLSICGHQGSLVQL from the coding sequence ATGAAATTTACCTTGAAACAACTGCAAGTGTTTTTAGCGGTCGCTCACCATCAAAACGTATCGCGAGCCGCAGATGAGCTGGCCATGTCGCAGTCGGCGGTGAGTGGTGCGTTAAAGGATCTTGAACAGCGCTACGACATTCAACTGTTTGACCGGGTGGGTAAACGCCTGCAATTAAATGAATTGGGACTTCGTTTGCGACCGCGATGCGAGGCGCTGGTGGCCAGTGCGGCGGAACTCGAAAGTGACTTTTATCAGCATCGCAACGCCGGTGAGTTGCGGGTAGGCGCGACCTTAACCGTGGGCAACTATTTGTGTGTGGCGCTTATTCAGGGATATATGAAGCAAGTGCCCACCGGGCGGGTAAAACTGGATATCGCCAATACCCACGCGATAGTGGAGGAAATACTCGATTTTAAAATCGACTTGGGCATGATTGAGGGAGAAATCCATCATCCGGATTTACACATCAGACCATGGCGTGACGATGAATTGATTTGCTTCTGTTCACCCCAACACCCATTCGCCGGGCGACGGGAATTGGATGACGAGTATCTGCAGCGCGCGTCTTGGATATTGCGCGAGCAGGGTTCCGGCACCCGACAAACGTTTGATCGGGCCATGCACGGCTTGCTACCAAATCTCGAAATACGGCTGGAATTACAGCACACCGAAGCCATCAAGCGAGCAGTTGCTGCAAATATGGGCATCGGTTGTTTATCAAAAATTTCCCTTGCGGATGCCTTTGCTCGGGGTGATTTTGTACCACTCAAAACACCGCACCGGGATTTAACGCGCAAATTATTTATCGTGTTACATAAAAATAAATATTTGAGCGATGGCATACTGCAATGGCTCTCGATTTGCGGTCATCAAGGCAGCCTGGTTCAGCTTTGA
- a CDS encoding signal peptidase I: MKSTLINLWRQNKSFIVFLGLMFVFRSAVADWNDVPTGSMKPTIVEGDRILVNKLAYDVRVPFTHISLLKLADPERGDIVVFDSAASGKRLVKRVVGVPGDSIALVDNTLIVNGTALDYQVLDVAGDSIDKLENLGGVQHPVRLRKQGSRLSNFATVVVPEGYYLAMGDNRDNSADSRVIGFVPRNEIVGRSRRVVLSLNYDNYFIPRNERFWKTL, from the coding sequence GTGAAATCAACACTTATAAATCTATGGCGTCAAAATAAATCATTTATTGTTTTTTTGGGATTAATGTTTGTGTTCCGCAGTGCCGTGGCGGATTGGAATGATGTGCCCACAGGCTCTATGAAGCCGACTATCGTGGAGGGTGACAGAATTTTGGTGAACAAGTTGGCGTACGATGTTCGAGTACCTTTCACCCATATTTCATTATTGAAATTGGCAGACCCCGAGCGGGGCGACATTGTTGTGTTCGACTCAGCAGCCTCCGGTAAACGACTGGTAAAACGTGTGGTGGGCGTGCCAGGTGATAGTATTGCTCTGGTGGATAACACGCTGATCGTTAACGGCACTGCGCTCGACTACCAAGTGCTGGATGTTGCTGGTGATAGCATCGATAAATTAGAGAACCTAGGTGGTGTGCAACACCCAGTGCGGCTGCGTAAGCAGGGTTCGCGGCTCTCAAACTTTGCGACAGTGGTAGTACCTGAGGGTTATTATCTCGCAATGGGCGATAACCGCGATAATAGTGCCGATTCGCGTGTTATTGGTTTTGTGCCACGGAATGAAATTGTCGGCCGCTCTCGTCGTGTGGTGTTGTCACTGAATTATGATAATTATTTTATTCCCCGTAACGAACGATTTTGGAAAACCTTGTAG
- a CDS encoding putative signal transducing protein — protein sequence MKLIYSHSNKILVENVKNLLQQEIIPVVLKNEYAGGAVGELAAIDTWPEIWVQEHNYNRALAVLNKFLSQRDEDEWQCSTCGELNGSAFEACWQCGTGRKF from the coding sequence ATGAAACTTATCTACAGTCACTCAAACAAAATTCTTGTGGAAAACGTCAAGAATTTATTACAGCAGGAAATCATTCCGGTCGTATTAAAAAACGAATACGCGGGCGGTGCAGTGGGCGAGCTTGCCGCCATCGATACCTGGCCGGAGATCTGGGTGCAGGAACACAATTACAATCGAGCCTTGGCTGTGCTTAATAAATTTTTATCACAGCGCGATGAGGATGAATGGCAGTGCAGTACCTGTGGTGAGCTTAATGGCAGTGCTTTCGAAGCCTGTTGGCAGTGTGGTACTGGGCGAAAATTTTAA
- a CDS encoding catechol 2,3-dioxygenase-like lactoylglutathione lyase family enzyme, which produces MEISGIAHIQITVNDLQQAMPFYESVLGFMGMQPVVKAPNGLYMIGGKTAVALTRSSSAHRETPFDQRRIGLHHLCFRAKAAEDIDALYEFLVEKGVTIVHPPEEGDWAPGYYSLLFEDPEGIRLEVNFVPGKGHFANLEQLPLKTLPGYEHYPE; this is translated from the coding sequence ATGGAAATTTCCGGTATTGCACACATTCAAATTACCGTTAACGATCTTCAACAGGCGATGCCGTTTTACGAATCGGTGTTGGGTTTTATGGGCATGCAGCCGGTTGTGAAAGCCCCCAATGGGCTTTATATGATTGGGGGTAAAACCGCTGTGGCGCTGACACGCTCATCGTCTGCACATCGCGAAACACCGTTTGATCAGCGGCGTATCGGTTTGCATCATCTTTGCTTTCGTGCCAAAGCGGCAGAGGATATTGATGCCTTGTACGAGTTTCTCGTTGAAAAGGGGGTGACTATTGTGCATCCACCGGAAGAGGGTGATTGGGCGCCGGGCTATTACTCGCTGTTGTTCGAAGACCCGGAAGGTATTCGACTCGAAGTTAATTTCGTACCGGGAAAAGGGCATTTCGCAAATCTAGAGCAGCTACCCTTGAAAACCTTGCCTGGCTATGAGCATTACCCGGAATAA
- a CDS encoding flavodoxin, whose protein sequence is MSNFLIVVGTVNGHSLEAAYGAAALLQKLGHSVKINQETTVADLTRDPSEIILVCCSTTDKGKMPLNIYPLYRALDDNGADLSNRLYGVIALGDSYFPPSQYAMGGIIFENALYSCGAKRVGDIALLDAQHVQNYSVAAAMWVQTWVRKVTEAEAA, encoded by the coding sequence ATGTCAAATTTTCTCATTGTTGTAGGTACCGTTAACGGTCATTCGTTGGAAGCCGCCTATGGTGCAGCAGCTCTCCTACAAAAATTAGGCCACTCGGTAAAAATTAATCAGGAAACTACCGTGGCTGATCTTACGCGAGATCCCTCCGAAATTATTTTGGTGTGTTGTTCCACAACCGACAAAGGCAAAATGCCACTGAATATTTACCCCTTATATCGGGCTCTGGACGACAACGGCGCCGACCTCAGTAATCGTCTCTACGGTGTAATCGCGCTGGGTGATAGTTATTTCCCGCCCTCACAATATGCCATGGGGGGCATCATCTTCGAAAATGCGCTCTACAGCTGTGGTGCCAAGCGTGTTGGTGATATTGCCTTGCTCGATGCGCAACACGTTCAGAATTATTCAGTTGCCGCAGCGATGTGGGTACAAACCTGGGTGCGTAAAGTTACCGAGGCTGAAGCGGCATAA